A portion of the Blautia hansenii DSM 20583 genome contains these proteins:
- a CDS encoding carbohydrate ABC transporter permease, translating to MNKKKKGSLSPYGYLLPCMLIFAVFLFYPFFKTIYLSFYKTDKMGQAKLFVGIENYKELLTSPSFLNSLKVTLIFVGIVVVGSMILGLITAVLCNKAFPGIRFFSTAYALPMAIASSSAALIFKLMLHPSVGIVNKLLGLDINWLSNPETALYCVAILTAWLNSGINFLYFSAGLGNIDSTIYERASVDGASGVQQFFHLTLPGLSPIMFYTLVVNIIQAFQSFGQIKILTEGGPNETTNVIVYSIYRDAFFNYRFGSAAAQSVILFFIVMLITLVMFRIEKKGGKP from the coding sequence ATGAATAAAAAGAAAAAAGGCAGTTTATCCCCTTATGGATATCTACTGCCGTGTATGCTGATTTTTGCAGTATTTTTGTTTTATCCATTTTTTAAGACCATTTATTTGAGTTTTTATAAGACAGATAAGATGGGGCAGGCGAAACTCTTTGTAGGAATCGAGAACTATAAAGAATTATTGACATCGCCCTCTTTTCTAAACAGTTTAAAAGTAACTTTAATTTTTGTAGGAATTGTTGTTGTGGGAAGTATGATTTTAGGGCTGATTACCGCAGTGTTGTGTAATAAGGCATTTCCCGGAATTCGCTTTTTCAGTACAGCCTATGCATTGCCAATGGCCATTGCGTCAAGCTCTGCAGCCTTGATTTTCAAGCTGATGCTTCACCCTTCCGTGGGAATTGTCAATAAGCTTTTGGGACTTGATATCAACTGGCTGAGTAATCCGGAAACAGCACTGTACTGTGTGGCAATCCTCACAGCGTGGTTGAACAGCGGAATTAACTTTTTGTACTTTTCAGCAGGACTTGGAAATATTGACAGCACTATTTACGAAAGAGCTTCTGTAGACGGAGCCAGCGGTGTACAGCAATTTTTCCATCTGACTTTACCGGGATTATCTCCCATTATGTTTTATACATTAGTGGTAAACATCATTCAGGCATTTCAGTCCTTTGGTCAGATTAAAATCCTCACGGAAGGAGGACCAAACGAAACCACAAATGTTATCGTATATTCTATTTACAGAGATGCATTCTTTAACTATCGTTTTGGAAGCGCAGCAGCACAGTCCGTAATTTTATTCTTTATTGTAATGCTCATTACACTGGTAATGTTCCGCATAGAAAAGAAAGGAGGAAAACCATGA
- a CDS encoding carbohydrate ABC transporter permease, translating to MINTKALRKRRIHTGIRVLINIVTAIIVLIPLLYAVSIAFMPSGELFTMDMNLFPKNPTIENFKQAFTSVPLLRFIINSFVMAACITLGQIVTCSLAAFAFSFLEFKGKGVLFMIVMATMMVPGEATIISNYLTVSQLGMLDTYSVLIVPYLTSAMGIFLFRQFYSTFPISLYESAKLDGCSNLKFIVRILIPLTKSAIGAMGVYTFINAWNMYMWPLLVTGSDEMRTVQIGISMLDSVDSQSITLMIAGVVMVIIPSISIFIVGQKQLIRGMFAGAVKG from the coding sequence ATGATAAATACAAAGGCTTTACGAAAAAGAAGAATTCATACAGGAATAAGAGTATTGATTAACATAGTGACAGCAATTATCGTGTTAATTCCTCTCTTGTATGCGGTAAGTATTGCATTTATGCCTTCAGGGGAACTCTTTACCATGGATATGAATTTATTTCCAAAAAATCCGACCATTGAAAACTTCAAACAGGCATTTACAAGTGTTCCTTTACTACGCTTTATTATCAATTCATTTGTTATGGCAGCCTGTATTACACTGGGGCAGATTGTTACCTGCTCTCTGGCTGCCTTTGCCTTCTCCTTCTTAGAATTTAAAGGAAAAGGCGTGTTATTTATGATTGTTATGGCTACGATGATGGTTCCGGGAGAAGCAACGATTATCTCCAACTATCTTACTGTAAGTCAGCTGGGTATGTTAGATACATATTCAGTATTAATTGTACCTTACCTGACATCGGCAATGGGAATTTTCCTGTTCCGGCAGTTTTATAGCACATTTCCAATTTCTCTGTACGAATCTGCGAAACTGGATGGGTGCAGTAACTTGAAGTTTATCGTAAGAATATTGATACCTCTTACAAAATCAGCCATTGGAGCAATGGGTGTTTATACCTTTATCAATGCATGGAATATGTATATGTGGCCATTGCTGGTAACTGGTTCAGATGAAATGAGAACTGTACAGATTGGTATCAGTATGCTGGACAGTGTAGACTCTCAGTCAATTACACTGATGATTGCAGGTGTGGTAATGGTAATTATTCCTTCAATATCTATCTTTATTGTAGGGCAGAAACAGCTTATTCGAGGAATGTTCGCAGGAGCAGTAAAAGGCTGA
- a CDS encoding ABC transporter substrate-binding protein produces MKKKIISVILAGTMMMGTLAGCGGNKTTETENKTEGKTEETQQTAGTEEFSMADASEVDGTEISFWHSMGGVNGQAIDTLVKKFNDENEYGITVKAQYQGEYDDSLNKLKSAQIGNMGADLVQVYEIGSRFMIESGWITPMQQMIDADSYDLSQIEPNLAAYYTIDNQLYSMPFNSSTPIMYYNKEMFEKAGITEIPDSLEGIEAVGEKLLNEGGAGQVISLGIYGWFFEQFIGKQGLEYANNGNGRTEAATAVAFDSNGAAANILTAWKSLYDKGYAPNVGKGGDAGLADFSAGKSAITLGSTASLKQILQDVNGKFEVGTAYFPKVKSTDEGGVSIGGASLWALNNNDAKKTRATWEFVKFLISPESQAYWNAQTGYFPVTTAAQEEPVFKENVEKYPQFQTAIDLKAFVKGVRGYFSYYLRRFSLCFCLNNAFQPVLRSQTATMVKKHFDFIICFALLNHKNSIRFVFLRMVIWGG; encoded by the coding sequence ATGAAGAAAAAAATAATTTCAGTGATTTTAGCAGGAACAATGATGATGGGAACTCTGGCAGGATGCGGAGGAAACAAAACTACAGAAACAGAAAATAAAACAGAAGGTAAAACAGAGGAAACTCAACAGACAGCGGGTACAGAAGAATTTTCCATGGCAGACGCTTCTGAAGTAGACGGCACAGAAATCTCCTTCTGGCATTCCATGGGTGGTGTCAACGGACAGGCGATTGACACATTAGTTAAGAAATTTAACGATGAAAACGAATATGGAATTACTGTAAAAGCTCAGTATCAGGGAGAATACGATGACTCCTTAAACAAATTAAAAAGCGCACAGATTGGAAACATGGGAGCAGATTTAGTACAGGTATACGAAATCGGAAGCAGATTTATGATTGAGTCAGGCTGGATTACTCCTATGCAGCAGATGATTGATGCAGATAGTTATGATTTATCCCAGATTGAGCCAAATCTGGCTGCATATTATACCATTGATAATCAGCTGTACTCTATGCCTTTCAACTCTTCTACACCGATTATGTATTATAATAAGGAAATGTTTGAAAAAGCAGGCATTACAGAAATCCCAGATAGTCTGGAAGGAATTGAAGCAGTTGGTGAAAAGCTTTTAAATGAAGGCGGAGCAGGACAGGTAATTTCTTTAGGAATTTATGGATGGTTCTTTGAGCAGTTTATCGGAAAACAGGGATTGGAATATGCAAATAACGGAAACGGAAGAACAGAAGCGGCTACAGCAGTTGCCTTTGATTCAAACGGTGCAGCAGCAAATATTTTAACCGCATGGAAATCTCTTTATGATAAAGGCTATGCACCAAATGTAGGAAAAGGCGGAGACGCAGGTCTTGCAGATTTTTCAGCGGGAAAATCAGCCATTACACTGGGTTCTACAGCTTCCTTAAAACAGATTTTACAGGATGTAAACGGAAAATTTGAAGTAGGTACTGCATACTTCCCTAAAGTAAAATCCACAGATGAGGGTGGAGTTTCCATTGGTGGTGCATCTTTATGGGCATTAAACAACAATGATGCTAAAAAAACAAGAGCAACCTGGGAATTTGTAAAATTCCTGATTTCCCCAGAGTCACAGGCATACTGGAATGCACAGACAGGATACTTCCCAGTAACAACAGCAGCACAGGAAGAACCGGTATTTAAAGAAAACGTAGAAAAATATCCACAGTTCCAGACAGCAATTGATCTGAAAGCTTTTGTCAAGGGGGTGCGTGGATATTTTTCATATTACTTACGCAGATTCTCTCTCTGCTTCTGCCTGAATAATGCGTTTCAACCTGTCCTCCGCAGTCAAACCGCTACTATGGTCAAAAAACACTTTGACTTTATAATTTGTTTTGCCTTGCTTAATCACAAAAACTCCATCCGGTTTGTTTTTCTCCGAATGGTTATTTGGGGTGGGTAG
- a CDS encoding virulence-associated E family protein encodes MNSELQNCQQTEPCTVEEIRNSLEQSEKGKVYNTAANYKRVLQYDPLLKGAIRKNLLTERIDIVKPLGWYRDSPTLTDVDVKYLLLYFEENYGLTVEKKIIDAVAVIANENRYHPVCDFLNALQWDGTERIRFCLHRFLGSDTDDYTYEALKLFLLGAISRAFKPGCKFEVMLCLVGGQGAGKSSFFRLLAVNDDWFSDDLKKLDDENVYRKMQGHWIIEMSEMIATANAKSIEEIKSFLSRQKETYKIPYETHPADRKRQCVFGGSSNTLDFLPLDRTGNRRFVPVMVYPERAEVHILADEQASREYINQMWAEAMEIYRSGNFRLRFSPAMNAYLKAHQKDFMPEDTKAGQILDYLERYSGSIVCSKQLYKEALGHDYDEPKQWELREINDIMNNAVTGWRAFSNPRYFPEPYRRQKGWERIRNDNEPDNSMDGFQEIPTEEMEQLGLPEEWLKQK; translated from the coding sequence TTGAACAGCGAATTGCAGAACTGTCAGCAGACAGAACCATGCACAGTAGAAGAAATCCGAAACAGCTTAGAGCAGAGCGAGAAAGGTAAGGTTTATAATACTGCCGCAAATTATAAGCGTGTTCTGCAATATGACCCACTTTTGAAAGGGGCTATCCGAAAAAATCTTCTGACCGAAAGAATCGACATTGTGAAGCCCCTCGGTTGGTATCGTGACAGCCCGACATTGACGGATGTGGATGTGAAATATCTGCTCCTATATTTTGAAGAAAACTATGGATTGACCGTAGAGAAGAAAATCATAGACGCAGTTGCGGTTATTGCCAATGAAAATCGTTACCACCCTGTCTGTGATTTTCTCAATGCCTTGCAATGGGACGGAACAGAACGCATACGCTTCTGTCTGCACCGCTTTCTCGGTTCTGATACAGATGATTACACCTATGAAGCATTGAAGTTGTTTCTGCTGGGTGCTATCTCACGAGCTTTTAAGCCGGGGTGCAAATTTGAGGTTATGCTCTGTCTTGTGGGCGGTCAGGGAGCCGGAAAGTCCTCTTTCTTCCGTTTGCTTGCGGTCAATGATGACTGGTTCTCTGATGACTTGAAAAAGCTGGATGATGAAAATGTGTACCGCAAAATGCAGGGGCATTGGATTATTGAAATGTCGGAAATGATTGCAACCGCCAACGCTAAGAGCATTGAAGAAATCAAGTCCTTTCTGAGCCGCCAAAAGGAAACCTATAAGATACCCTATGAAACACATCCGGCAGACAGAAAAAGACAATGTGTGTTTGGAGGTTCTTCTAATACCCTTGACTTTCTTCCCCTTGACCGAACAGGCAACCGCCGCTTCGTTCCGGTTATGGTCTATCCTGAAAGGGCTGAGGTTCATATTTTGGCAGATGAACAGGCTTCCAGAGAGTATATCAATCAGATGTGGGCAGAAGCTATGGAGATTTACAGAAGTGGCAATTTCCGTCTGAGATTCAGTCCGGCTATGAACGCTTATCTGAAAGCCCACCAAAAGGACTTTATGCCGGAGGACACAAAGGCAGGACAGATTTTAGACTATTTGGAACGCTATTCCGGCAGCATAGTCTGCTCTAAGCAGCTTTACAAGGAAGCACTGGGGCATGATTATGACGAACCGAAACAATGGGAGCTGCGAGAGATCAACGACATTATGAATAACGCTGTCACAGGCTGGAGGGCGTTCAGCAATCCGAGGTATTTTCCAGAGCCTTACCGCCGACAAAAGGGCTGGGAGCGTATCAGGAATGACAACGAGCCTGACAACAGCATGGATGGTTTTCAAGAAATCCCGACAGAGGAAATGGAACAGTTAGGACTTCCGGAAGAATGGTTGAAGCAAAAATAA
- a CDS encoding CHC2 zinc finger domain-containing protein, with translation MNVFEIVKENVTARQAAEAYGLKVGRTGMACCPFHSDMSPSMKLDERYYCFGCGATGDAVDLTAKLFGIGLREAAVKLAEDFGLNYDSRQKPSVRPRIREPTPEQKYQKGENHCYKVLTDYFHLLREWEKKYAPKQPDEEWNPMFAEALYKKNYIEYLLDILLYGSLEERKALVAEQRKEVLKLEQRIAELSADRTMHSRRNPKQLRAERER, from the coding sequence ATGAATGTATTTGAAATTGTAAAAGAAAATGTTACTGCCCGACAAGCCGCAGAAGCCTATGGCTTGAAAGTGGGTCGCACAGGTATGGCGTGCTGTCCGTTTCACTCGGATATGTCCCCCAGTATGAAGCTGGATGAACGCTATTACTGTTTTGGCTGCGGAGCAACCGGAGACGCTGTTGATCTGACAGCGAAGCTATTCGGTATCGGGCTGAGGGAAGCTGCTGTCAAACTTGCTGAAGATTTTGGTCTTAACTATGACAGCCGACAAAAGCCCAGTGTCCGCCCTCGTATTCGTGAGCCGACACCGGAACAGAAGTATCAAAAAGGAGAAAATCATTGCTACAAGGTGCTGACGGATTATTTTCATCTTCTTAGAGAATGGGAAAAGAAATACGCTCCTAAACAGCCGGATGAGGAATGGAATCCTATGTTTGCAGAAGCACTGTATAAGAAGAACTATATCGAATATCTACTTGATATTCTTCTGTATGGTTCATTGGAGGAACGAAAAGCACTTGTGGCAGAACAGAGAAAGGAGGTGTTAAAACTTGAACAGCGAATTGCAGAACTGTCAGCAGACAGAACCATGCACAGTAGAAGAAATCCGAAACAGCTTAGAGCAGAGCGAGAAAGGTAA
- a CDS encoding DUF6560 family protein gives MRYEKLRFLILDFKQSFLYSWNYGGQKMNDFLRMCLNIITQIGPYLVVLLLLKYLVNLQQKRAKEREEEQKKGIIRTHYTIKTEKTLTIIFVFGILFTGGCTVASAIQQDDIFPPLVFGIAFVVFFIGSLNMIMWKLEVDEDEITWRSTFGRKRTFHFEDITYCERRKGSMRVYVNGEKLFTIDSNIDKEEFMEDIKRRRIPVKSYWANQHKKNRK, from the coding sequence ATGAGATATGAAAAATTGAGGTTTTTAATACTCGATTTCAAACAATCATTTTTATATAGCTGGAACTATGGAGGGCAAAAAATGAATGATTTTTTACGAATGTGTTTGAATATAATTACACAAATAGGCCCCTATTTAGTTGTACTTCTTCTTTTGAAATATCTTGTAAATCTTCAACAAAAGAGAGCTAAAGAACGAGAGGAAGAACAGAAAAAGGGAATAATTAGAACGCATTATACAATAAAAACAGAGAAAACATTGACTATTATATTTGTTTTTGGAATTTTATTTACAGGAGGTTGTACTGTAGCAAGTGCTATCCAACAGGATGATATATTTCCTCCCTTGGTATTTGGCATTGCATTTGTTGTGTTTTTTATAGGCTCATTGAATATGATTATGTGGAAACTGGAAGTGGATGAAGATGAAATCACATGGCGTTCAACTTTTGGCAGAAAGAGAACTTTTCACTTTGAAGATATTACCTATTGCGAGAGAAGGAAAGGTTCTATGCGTGTATATGTAAATGGAGAAAAATTATTTACCATTGATAGTAATATTGACAAAGAAGAATTTATGGAGGACATAAAAAGAAGAAGAATCCCTGTAAAATCTTACTGGGCAAATCAGCATAAGAAAAATCGTAAATGA
- a CDS encoding DUF6560 family protein, producing the protein MRYEKLRFLILDFKQSFLYSWNYGGQKMNDFLRMCLNIITQIGPYLVVLLLLKYLVNLQQKRAKEREEEQKKGIIRTHYIIKTEKFLVVAFIVGTIFFACCTAMSLREKEDMFVICIFGIFFLVGISGIVNMVMWKLEVNGDEITWRSTFGKKRTFRFGDITYCERKKGSVRVYVNGEKLFTIDSNIDKEEFMEDIERRRIPVKPYWTNQHKKNRK; encoded by the coding sequence ATGAGATATGAAAAATTGAGGTTTTTAATACTCGATTTCAAACAATCATTTTTATATAGCTGGAACTATGGAGGGCAAAAAATGAATGATTTTTTACGAATGTGTTTGAATATAATTACACAAATAGGCCCCTATTTAGTTGTACTTCTTCTTTTGAAATATCTTGTAAATCTTCAACAAAAGAGAGCTAAAGAACGAGAGGAAGAACAGAAAAAGGGAATAATAAGGACGCATTATATAATAAAAACAGAGAAATTCCTTGTCGTGGCATTTATCGTAGGTACAATATTTTTTGCTTGTTGTACGGCTATGAGTCTTAGGGAAAAAGAAGATATGTTTGTCATTTGTATATTTGGAATATTTTTTTTAGTAGGCATAAGCGGAATAGTCAATATGGTAATGTGGAAACTGGAAGTGAACGGAGATGAAATCACATGGCGGTCAACTTTTGGAAAAAAGAGAACTTTTCGTTTTGGGGATATTACCTACTGCGAGAGAAAAAAAGGTTCTGTGCGTGTATATGTAAATGGGGAAAAGCTATTTACCATTGATAGTAATATCGATAAAGAAGAATTTATGGAAGATATAGAGAGAAGAAGAATCCCTGTAAAACCTTACTGGACAAATCAGCATAAGAAGAATCGTAAATGA
- a CDS encoding TnpV protein has translation MTELKPRIHDESNGLDYVLVGDYYVPDLKLPEEHRPIGMWGRLHRTYLEQYRPARLSALCLSGELHTYLADLNKQAAERCSLIIEQMKQAEGVTETMKADNQMLWVQSMNSIRNRAEEIIRQEMIYC, from the coding sequence ATGACAGAATTGAAACCACGAATCCATGATGAAAGCAATGGTCTGGACTATGTTCTTGTGGGCGATTACTATGTGCCGGACTTGAAGCTGCCGGAGGAACACCGCCCTATCGGTATGTGGGGCAGACTGCACAGGACATATTTGGAGCAGTACCGCCCTGCAAGGTTATCTGCCCTCTGTTTATCCGGCGAACTGCATACTTACCTTGCTGACCTGAACAAACAGGCAGCGGAAAGGTGCAGCCTTATCATTGAGCAGATGAAACAAGCCGAGGGTGTGACCGAAACCATGAAAGCAGACAATCAGATGTTGTGGGTACAGTCCATGAACTCTATCCGTAACCGAGCCGAAGAAATCATCAGACAGGAAATGATTTACTGCTGA
- a CDS encoding recombinase family protein: MRRKKDKSNGITALYERLSRDDDNAGESNSIVHQKQMLEDYAIKHGFTNLVHFTDDGWSGATFDRPSWNRLVEGVKNGEITACICKDMSRIGRDHLQVGFFTDILFREKEVRFIAINNGIDSDRQETSEFAPFLNIMNEWFVRDTSKKIKAVLKSRGSSGNAHTSNIPPYGYLKDPENPDHWIIDEEAAEVVRRIYRMTIEGKGPYQIARELSEEKIERPSYYLGKKGLGNHASNYDKENPYMWRGNQVTTLIARPEYIGKTVNFRTFKNSYKDKKTKRADKEDWVVFDDTQEPIVDEETWLLAQKLRQNVRKADPMGEPNVLTGKIYCADCGAPMYNHRQRKGRERIYYTAKGEKRTSYSNPADCYECSTYNLAYQKYDRHCTCHHISTKALKSIILKTIQETCHYVSLNEQEFVYSLQEESAMKDIAVSETVKNRIERNQKRVHELDMLIRKIYEDNVIGRLPDRLFQSMLTDYENEQNELNKIIETDTADMQRIIGGQNNVERFLKLVKKYENITELTPAMINEFIDKILVHEPQGKGADRTTEVEIYLNYVGQFQVPVEQHEPTEEERIAAEKEAERLRRKRESNRKYMKKIREKSKEFAEHERIAEEKSSDSNVCVEQNATSKSNRQKVKGEKIA; this comes from the coding sequence ATGAGAAGAAAAAAAGATAAAAGCAATGGCATTACTGCTTTGTATGAAAGACTGTCTCGTGATGATGATAATGCTGGAGAGAGTAACAGTATCGTTCATCAAAAGCAAATGCTTGAAGATTATGCTATAAAACATGGCTTTACGAATCTTGTTCATTTTACCGATGATGGTTGGAGTGGAGCGACCTTTGACAGACCTTCATGGAACAGACTTGTTGAAGGTGTTAAAAACGGAGAAATCACTGCCTGTATCTGCAAGGATATGTCCAGAATCGGCAGAGATCATCTGCAAGTAGGTTTTTTCACTGACATTCTGTTTAGAGAAAAGGAAGTTCGATTTATAGCAATCAATAATGGTATTGACAGTGACCGTCAAGAAACCAGTGAGTTTGCCCCTTTTCTGAATATCATGAATGAGTGGTTTGTCAGGGACACAAGTAAGAAAATTAAAGCTGTACTGAAATCCAGAGGTTCTTCCGGCAACGCTCATACAAGTAATATCCCACCATACGGCTATTTGAAAGACCCCGAAAACCCCGACCATTGGATTATTGATGAAGAAGCTGCTGAAGTAGTCCGCAGAATTTATCGCATGACTATTGAGGGAAAAGGACCTTATCAGATAGCAAGAGAACTTTCAGAAGAAAAAATAGAAAGACCGTCTTATTATCTTGGAAAAAAGGGACTTGGAAATCATGCAAGCAACTATGACAAAGAAAATCCGTATATGTGGCGAGGAAATCAGGTTACTACTCTGATTGCCCGACCAGAGTATATCGGAAAGACTGTCAACTTCAGGACATTCAAAAATTCCTATAAGGACAAAAAGACGAAAAGGGCAGACAAGGAAGATTGGGTGGTTTTTGATGATACACAAGAGCCTATCGTCGATGAAGAAACATGGCTGCTTGCTCAAAAGTTAAGACAGAATGTAAGAAAAGCAGATCCTATGGGCGAGCCTAATGTTCTGACTGGAAAGATTTACTGTGCTGATTGTGGTGCGCCGATGTATAATCACAGGCAGCGGAAAGGGCGAGAAAGAATATACTATACTGCCAAAGGCGAAAAAAGGACAAGTTATTCCAATCCGGCAGATTGTTATGAATGTTCCACTTATAATCTTGCTTATCAGAAGTATGATCGTCACTGTACTTGCCACCATATTTCAACAAAAGCACTTAAAAGCATCATTCTGAAAACCATACAGGAGACTTGCCATTATGTTTCTTTGAATGAGCAGGAGTTTGTCTATTCTCTGCAAGAAGAATCGGCGATGAAAGATATTGCTGTTTCTGAAACTGTAAAAAACCGCATTGAAAGAAATCAGAAGCGAGTTCACGAACTGGATATGCTTATCAGGAAAATCTATGAAGATAATGTGATTGGAAGATTGCCGGACAGACTTTTTCAGAGTATGCTTACTGATTATGAAAATGAGCAGAACGAGCTGAACAAGATTATTGAGACTGACACCGCTGATATGCAACGGATTATAGGCGGTCAAAATAATGTGGAGCGTTTTCTAAAGCTGGTCAAAAAGTATGAGAACATTACAGAACTTACTCCTGCCATGATAAATGAATTTATCGACAAAATTCTGGTTCACGAGCCACAAGGAAAAGGTGCAGACCGCACCACAGAGGTGGAGATATATCTTAACTATGTCGGGCAATTTCAAGTACCTGTGGAGCAGCATGAACCAACCGAGGAAGAAAGGATTGCTGCTGAAAAAGAGGCGGAACGACTTCGCAGAAAACGAGAATCCAATCGTAAGTATATGAAAAAGATTCGTGAGAAATCAAAAGAATTTGCGGAGCATGAGCGTATAGCAGAAGAAAAAAGCTCTGATAGCAATGTGTGTGTTGAACAGAACGCCACAAGCAAATCAAATCGGCAAAAAGTGAAAGGAGAAAAAATAGCATGA
- a CDS encoding glycerophosphodiester phosphodiesterase: MTEIFAHRGASGYAPENTLEAFRLAMEQGADGIELDVHLTKDGEVVVIHDETLNRTSDGQGKVRDYTLEELKKFSFHNHIEKYKGVQIPTLKEVLDLVENSSMKVNIELKTGIYWYEGIEEKTIEIVKNKKMEDRVIYSSFNHYSIQKILEQDIHAETAYLFSDVTLNMEKYAKETGVKGLHPAVYHLKMADFLETYLNSGLKVRVWTVNKKEDMKMFMDAGVDAVITNYPDLARK; the protein is encoded by the coding sequence ATGACAGAAATATTTGCTCACAGAGGTGCCAGCGGTTATGCCCCAGAAAATACACTGGAGGCTTTCCGTCTGGCAATGGAGCAGGGAGCAGACGGCATTGAACTGGATGTACATCTGACAAAAGACGGAGAAGTAGTGGTTATTCATGATGAAACTCTTAACAGAACCAGCGATGGACAGGGAAAAGTAAGAGATTATACATTAGAAGAATTGAAAAAATTTTCCTTTCACAATCATATAGAAAAATACAAAGGAGTTCAGATACCGACCTTAAAGGAAGTGCTGGATTTGGTAGAAAATTCTTCTATGAAGGTAAATATCGAATTAAAAACAGGTATTTACTGGTACGAAGGAATTGAAGAAAAAACCATAGAAATTGTGAAAAACAAAAAAATGGAAGACCGTGTTATTTATTCTTCTTTCAACCATTATAGTATTCAGAAAATATTAGAGCAGGATATTCATGCAGAAACGGCATATTTGTTCAGTGATGTAACTCTTAATATGGAGAAATATGCAAAAGAGACAGGTGTAAAAGGACTGCATCCGGCAGTTTACCACCTGAAAATGGCAGATTTTCTGGAAACTTACTTAAACAGTGGGTTAAAGGTGCGTGTGTGGACGGTGAATAAGAAAGAAGATATGAAAATGTTTATGGACGCAGGTGTAGATGCGGTGATTACGAATTATCCGGATTTAGCTCGTAAATAG
- a CDS encoding PTS transporter subunit IIC: MKEFLKRKNIIFSAKRYGIDALSAMAQGLFASLLIGTIISTLGEQFGIDILVTVGTYAKEATGAAMAISIGYALQCPPLVLFSLAAVGMAANELGGAGGPLAVLVVTIFAAEFGKLVSKETKIDIIVTPFTTIAVGVLLSLWWAPAIGYAASSVGNAIMWATELQPFFMGIVVSVIVGIALTLPISSAAICAALSLTGLAGGAAVAGCCAQMMGFAVMSFRENKWGGLFAQGIGTSMLQMGNIVRNPKIWLPPTLASAITGPLATCLFHMEMNGAAVASGMGTCGFVGQIGVYTGWVNDIASGVKAAITPIDWIGMALICFILPAVFTWLIAIPFRKYGWIKENDLKLDL; encoded by the coding sequence ATGAAAGAGTTTTTAAAAAGAAAAAATATTATTTTTTCTGCAAAGAGGTACGGAATTGATGCCTTAAGCGCTATGGCACAGGGCTTATTTGCTTCTCTGCTGATTGGTACAATTATCAGTACGCTGGGAGAACAATTCGGAATTGATATTTTAGTGACTGTGGGAACTTACGCAAAGGAAGCAACAGGTGCAGCTATGGCAATCTCTATCGGGTATGCGCTGCAGTGTCCGCCGTTAGTATTGTTTTCACTGGCAGCGGTGGGAATGGCAGCTAATGAGTTGGGCGGAGCAGGAGGACCTCTGGCAGTTCTGGTAGTAACGATTTTTGCAGCAGAGTTCGGAAAATTAGTGTCAAAGGAAACTAAGATTGATATTATTGTAACTCCATTTACAACCATTGCCGTTGGTGTGCTTTTATCCTTGTGGTGGGCGCCGGCAATCGGTTACGCTGCAAGCAGTGTAGGAAATGCTATTATGTGGGCAACAGAGCTGCAGCCATTCTTTATGGGAATTGTAGTTTCTGTGATTGTGGGAATTGCACTGACACTTCCAATCAGCAGCGCTGCAATCTGCGCAGCGTTATCTCTTACCGGGCTTGCCGGAGGAGCAGCAGTAGCAGGCTGTTGCGCACAGATGATGGGATTTGCAGTAATGAGCTTTCGTGAAAACAAATGGGGCGGACTTTTTGCACAGGGAATTGGAACATCCATGCTTCAAATGGGAAATATTGTGAGAAATCCAAAAATCTGGCTGCCTCCTACTTTAGCGTCTGCCATTACGGGACCATTGGCAACCTGCCTGTTTCATATGGAAATGAATGGAGCAGCAGTAGCTTCCGGTATGGGAACTTGTGGCTTTGTAGGTCAGATTGGCGTCTATACAGGATGGGTAAATGATATAGCAAGCGGTGTAAAAGCAGCCATTACACCTATAGACTGGATTGGGATGGCTTTAATCTGCTTTATTCTTCCGGCAGTGTTTACATGGCTGATTGCTATTCCTTTTAGAAAATATGGATGGATTAAAGAAAATGATTTGAAATTAGACTTATAA